One genomic segment of Ricinus communis isolate WT05 ecotype wild-type chromosome 5, ASM1957865v1, whole genome shotgun sequence includes these proteins:
- the LOC8280086 gene encoding uncharacterized protein LOC8280086 isoform X3, with product MDSEEERETEVEMEENDNKGLIKYGVGFVFRLTLAFLFPIFAFLMLSIVIGLLAVLGTYFSITSPIFFPSQCTILSSSVDLRSSKVCELGLLNYKAKHVFYPFESSQFRCRYDYYWASVFQVEYKDHSLGQTQLAFSEAPNEALPLNCRPNFGAAWVTKNIFKVNKTYDCWYTIGISRVSLYRDGFFPCQAKDPSAFEMLRRCIILFCF from the exons ATggattctgaagaagaaagagaaacagAAGTTGAAATGGAAGAGAATGATAACAAGGGTTTGATTAAGTATGGAGTGGGGTTTGTGTTTCGATTAACTTTAGCTTTTCTTTTCCCAATTTTCGCATTCTTGATGTTGTCAATAGTAATTGGATTATTAGCTGTTCTGGGTACTTACTTCTCTATTACCTCTCCCATCTTTTTCCCTTCCCAGTGCACCATTCTCTCCAGCA GTGTGGATCTGAGATCATCTAAGGTCTGTGAACTTGGATTGTTGAATTATAAAGCTAAGCATGTGTTTTATCCTTTTGAATCAAGCCAATTTCGCTGTCGTTATGATTACTACTGGGCATCAGTCTTTCAG GTGGAATACAAAGACCATTCTTTGGGACAGACACAGCTTGCATTTTCAGAGGCTCCAAATGAGGCCCTTCCTCTAAATTGCAGGCCTAATTTTGGTGCTGCATGGGTcaccaaaaatatattcaag GTCAATAAAACTTATGACTGCTGGTATACAATTGGCATTTCTAGAGTGAGCCTATATCGTGATGGCTTCTTTCCTTGTCAAGCAAAAGATCCATCTGCTTTTGAGATGCTTAGACGCTGTATTATTCT gttttgtttttaa
- the LOC8280086 gene encoding uncharacterized protein LOC8280086 isoform X2 yields MDSEEERETEVEMEENDNKGLIKYGVGFVFRLTLAFLFPIFAFLMLSIVIGLLAVLGTYFSITSPIFFPSQCTILSSSVDLRSSKVCELGLLNYKAKHVFYPFESSQFRCRYDYYWASVFQVEYKDHSLGQTQLAFSEAPNEALPLNCRPNFGAAWVTKNIFKVNKTYDCWYTIGISRVSLYRDGFFPCQAKDPSAFEMLRRCIILWPVVPVTESKVIRTLFTCLI; encoded by the exons ATggattctgaagaagaaagagaaacagAAGTTGAAATGGAAGAGAATGATAACAAGGGTTTGATTAAGTATGGAGTGGGGTTTGTGTTTCGATTAACTTTAGCTTTTCTTTTCCCAATTTTCGCATTCTTGATGTTGTCAATAGTAATTGGATTATTAGCTGTTCTGGGTACTTACTTCTCTATTACCTCTCCCATCTTTTTCCCTTCCCAGTGCACCATTCTCTCCAGCA GTGTGGATCTGAGATCATCTAAGGTCTGTGAACTTGGATTGTTGAATTATAAAGCTAAGCATGTGTTTTATCCTTTTGAATCAAGCCAATTTCGCTGTCGTTATGATTACTACTGGGCATCAGTCTTTCAG GTGGAATACAAAGACCATTCTTTGGGACAGACACAGCTTGCATTTTCAGAGGCTCCAAATGAGGCCCTTCCTCTAAATTGCAGGCCTAATTTTGGTGCTGCATGGGTcaccaaaaatatattcaag GTCAATAAAACTTATGACTGCTGGTATACAATTGGCATTTCTAGAGTGAGCCTATATCGTGATGGCTTCTTTCCTTGTCAAGCAAAAGATCCATCTGCTTTTGAGATGCTTAGACGCTGTATTATTCT GTGGCCAGTTGTACCTGTTACTGAGTCCAAAGTGATTCGTACGTTATTTACGTGTTTAATATAA
- the LOC8280086 gene encoding uncharacterized protein LOC8280086 isoform X1, whose amino-acid sequence MDSEEERETEVEMEENDNKGLIKYGVGFVFRLTLAFLFPIFAFLMLSIVIGLLAVLGTYFSITSPIFFPSQCTILSSSVDLRSSKVCELGLLNYKAKHVFYPFESSQFRCRYDYYWASVFQVEYKDHSLGQTQLAFSEAPNEALPLNCRPNFGAAWVTKNIFKVNKTYDCWYTIGISRVSLYRDGFFPCQAKDPSAFEMLRRCIILSIKTLRHLFVQKKGIASFWRWETVAGVVTGFSTSLISISCISILHHIKSRLSSTYIARMVAPIIKMVSFKRVCFLVTYFSIVGWLVIQYGKWLGLPDIHRMYNY is encoded by the exons ATggattctgaagaagaaagagaaacagAAGTTGAAATGGAAGAGAATGATAACAAGGGTTTGATTAAGTATGGAGTGGGGTTTGTGTTTCGATTAACTTTAGCTTTTCTTTTCCCAATTTTCGCATTCTTGATGTTGTCAATAGTAATTGGATTATTAGCTGTTCTGGGTACTTACTTCTCTATTACCTCTCCCATCTTTTTCCCTTCCCAGTGCACCATTCTCTCCAGCA GTGTGGATCTGAGATCATCTAAGGTCTGTGAACTTGGATTGTTGAATTATAAAGCTAAGCATGTGTTTTATCCTTTTGAATCAAGCCAATTTCGCTGTCGTTATGATTACTACTGGGCATCAGTCTTTCAG GTGGAATACAAAGACCATTCTTTGGGACAGACACAGCTTGCATTTTCAGAGGCTCCAAATGAGGCCCTTCCTCTAAATTGCAGGCCTAATTTTGGTGCTGCATGGGTcaccaaaaatatattcaag GTCAATAAAACTTATGACTGCTGGTATACAATTGGCATTTCTAGAGTGAGCCTATATCGTGATGGCTTCTTTCCTTGTCAAGCAAAAGATCCATCTGCTTTTGAGATGCTTAGACGCTGTATTATTCT GTCTATCAAAACTTTACGCCACTTGTTTGTCCAGAAGAAGGGAATTGCAAGTTTTTGGAGGTGGGAAACAGTAGCTGGAGTTGTTACTGGTTTTTCAACATCCTTGATCTCCATCAGCTGTATAAGCATCCTACATCATATTAAATCACGGTTGTCCAGCACCTATATAGCACGGATGGTTGCACCAATCATTAAGATGGTCTCCTTCAagcgggtttgttttctcgtgACATATTTCTCGATTGTGGGTTGGTTAGTAATCCAGTATGGGAAATGGCTTGGTCTCCCAGATATTCACAGAATGTATAATTACTAG